A window of Microcystis aeruginosa FD4 contains these coding sequences:
- a CDS encoding DUF3344 domain-containing protein gives MKKLTHLLLPLGITVGLCLNIAPASAGMIVREVISNSALSIDGFGSTTNSGNLQANIPLGSAIKKAYLYATSVWNMSVYGVTFNGTPLPLDSATILSPDQNLATTALWDVTNIIASSFTGGLQNFSIVENGDNDGEVLVVAYSNSSTQGFTSVILDGELSTAGSRIRYDFPSKYSGGDFLVSLAASYSAQPSEQATEIDVTTNSTNNRLLTISAGGQDDGGPDMDAGSLITVGGIGDDPANPDPSASPLHGPRIDDEYYNLALGNSANSAPFILSGDTFVEFTTKNPSADDNVFALFINTSGFTAPIPEPSMTLGIFGIGAIGALLSRRGKKS, from the coding sequence ATGAAAAAACTTACTCATTTATTGCTCCCCCTGGGGATTACCGTTGGACTTTGCCTAAACATTGCCCCTGCTTCCGCTGGTATGATAGTACGAGAAGTCATTTCCAACTCTGCTCTTTCTATTGACGGCTTTGGCAGCACTACCAACAGTGGGAACCTACAGGCCAATATACCCCTAGGTTCTGCTATTAAGAAGGCTTATCTCTATGCCACCTCCGTCTGGAATATGAGTGTTTACGGAGTAACTTTTAATGGGACTCCACTCCCCTTGGATTCAGCAACTATTCTTAGTCCCGATCAAAACCTAGCTACCACTGCCCTTTGGGATGTCACCAATATCATCGCTTCTTCTTTTACGGGAGGATTGCAAAACTTTAGTATCGTTGAGAATGGAGATAACGATGGTGAAGTTCTCGTCGTTGCTTATAGCAATTCTTCCACCCAAGGTTTTACCTCGGTTATTTTGGACGGGGAACTGTCCACCGCAGGATCCAGGATCAGGTATGATTTTCCCAGTAAATACAGTGGGGGAGATTTTCTGGTTTCACTCGCCGCTAGTTACAGTGCTCAACCCAGCGAGCAAGCAACTGAAATTGACGTAACCACTAATTCGACCAACAATCGACTACTGACCATTAGCGCAGGAGGACAGGATGATGGTGGACCAGACATGGACGCCGGATCCCTAATAACCGTTGGGGGGATAGGTGATGACCCTGCTAACCCCGACCCATCCGCTTCTCCCCTTCATGGACCGAGAATCGATGATGAATACTATAACCTCGCTCTCGGCAACAGTGCTAATTCCGCTCCCTTTATCTTGTCTGGAGATACTTTCGTTGAATTCACAACAAAGAACCCCAGTGCTGATGATAACGTCTTCGCATTGTTTATCAACACAAGTGGATTTACCGCTCCTATCCCCGAACCATCGATGACACTGGGTATTTTTGGTATCGGTGCCATCGGTGCCTTACTATCTCGTCGTGGTAAAAAATCCTAA
- a CDS encoding FKBP-type peptidyl-prolyl cis-trans isomerase: MKSMREILLSFAIIAICGLFLIVASLFGGGEKANAIAAETNPPAITQTINQEIISMDLEQAVTTDSGLKYIDIVEGTGESPQKGQKVTVHYTGTLTDGKKFDSSKDRNQPFTFTIGVGQVIKGWDEGVASMKVGGQRTLIIPPELGYGARGAGGVIPPNATLLFDVELLEVK; encoded by the coding sequence ATGAAATCAATGCGCGAAATCTTGCTCAGTTTTGCTATTATTGCGATTTGTGGCCTATTTTTAATCGTTGCTTCCCTCTTTGGTGGAGGGGAAAAAGCTAATGCGATCGCCGCAGAAACCAATCCACCCGCTATCACTCAAACTATTAATCAGGAAATCATCTCCATGGATTTAGAGCAAGCAGTCACCACCGATTCGGGACTAAAATACATCGATATCGTGGAAGGAACTGGAGAAAGTCCCCAAAAAGGTCAAAAAGTGACTGTTCACTACACGGGAACCCTCACAGACGGCAAAAAATTCGATAGTTCCAAGGATCGCAATCAACCTTTTACCTTTACCATTGGAGTTGGTCAAGTGATCAAAGGATGGGATGAAGGAGTGGCATCGATGAAAGTCGGTGGGCAGCGTACCTTAATTATCCCCCCAGAATTGGGTTATGGTGCGCGGGGTGCTGGTGGGGTAATTCCTCCCAACGCGACTTTACTTTTCGATGTGGAATTGTTGGAAGTTAAATAG
- a CDS encoding RNA-guided endonuclease InsQ/TnpB family protein — MEKAYSYRFYPTPEQESLLRRTLGCVRLVYNKALHLRTQAGYEKQERVGYAETSSMLTDWKKQEELDFLNEVSCVPLQQGLRHLQTAFTNFFAGRTKYPNFKKKHQGGSAEFTKSAFKFKDKQIYLAKCTEPLPIRWSRQIPEACEPSTVTVRLHPSGRWHISIRFDDPTIKPLPVTDKAIGIDLGISSLVITSDGDKVSNPKHFKKHYQRLRRASKSLSRKQKGSKNREKARIKVAKIHAQITDSRKDHLHKLTTQLVRENQTIVVENLAVKNLVKNPKLSQAISDVSWGEITRQLAYKCRWYGRNYIEVDRWFPSSKRCSNCGYIAEKMPLNIREWDCPDCGTHHDRDINASKNILAAGLAVSVCRATIRPEQSKSVKAGAEPRKGKKQKPKS; from the coding sequence ATGGAGAAAGCCTATTCTTACCGATTTTACCCCACACCCGAACAAGAGTCGCTATTGCGGCGCACTTTGGGCTGTGTAAGATTAGTTTACAATAAAGCTCTCCATCTCAGAACACAAGCAGGGTACGAAAAGCAAGAAAGAGTAGGATATGCTGAAACTTCTTCAATGCTAACTGATTGGAAAAAACAAGAAGAATTAGACTTTTTAAACGAAGTTAGCTGTGTACCTTTACAACAAGGGTTAAGACACCTACAAACAGCTTTCACTAACTTCTTTGCTGGTCGTACTAAGTATCCCAACTTTAAGAAAAAACATCAAGGAGGAAGTGCCGAATTTACCAAATCTGCTTTTAAGTTCAAAGACAAACAAATCTATTTAGCCAAATGCACAGAACCTTTACCTATTCGATGGTCAAGACAAATACCAGAAGCTTGTGAACCAAGCACAGTAACAGTCAGATTACATCCTTCTGGGCGTTGGCATATCTCAATAAGATTTGATGACCCAACAATTAAGCCATTACCAGTAACAGATAAAGCCATCGGAATTGACTTAGGAATTAGTAGCCTAGTAATTACCAGCGATGGTGACAAAGTGTCTAATCCTAAGCATTTTAAAAAGCATTATCAGAGACTGCGAAGAGCATCGAAAAGCCTTTCTCGAAAACAGAAAGGTTCAAAAAATCGGGAAAAAGCGAGAATCAAAGTAGCCAAAATTCACGCCCAAATTACTGATAGTAGAAAAGACCATTTACACAAGCTAACCACTCAATTAGTTCGTGAAAACCAAACGATTGTAGTTGAGAATTTAGCCGTCAAGAATCTGGTCAAAAACCCGAAATTATCTCAGGCAATATCTGACGTTAGTTGGGGAGAAATTACCCGACAATTAGCCTATAAATGCCGTTGGTATGGGAGAAATTACATCGAAGTAGATAGATGGTTTCCCAGTTCTAAGCGGTGTAGTAATTGTGGGTATATTGCTGAGAAAATGCCGTTAAATATTCGAGAATGGGATTGTCCAGACTGTGGGACACACCATGACCGAGATATTAACGCCAGTAAAAACATTTTGGCCGCAGGACTTGCGGTGTCAGTCTGTAGAGCGACCATAAGACCAGAACAGAGTAAATCTGTTAAGGCAGGTGCGGAACCCCGCAAGGGAAAGAAGCAGAAACCCAAATCGTGA
- a CDS encoding phosphodiester glycosidase family protein — protein sequence MKLNYLTFSSICLTVTSLIILGSPAISLADHRSPITLASRDLSNQQQGKKIILNGRSLPVSWRQWTTANSTRIAMGDTGARQLFGMDFLSTNDPKKQPINWFNLQTLSANLINSDRWLDVTDILLKMVATTTINGDSLTINFPAPQIQDIQLENYGAVQRIIIQLDRPTFWQVSQAKNEAVITLEGNAQQSLISKFQPQTISNSNQNNDEDDLGNSNNNLPTQITALENNGVISRLKINLPTAYGLQISSVDNPPRIIIDSRPDAMDEKRIVWQPGLIWNQKYIQLDKDWFPVTWLEIDPKNPQITIKPITANSTSMRGTNPLITINSESNAVAMINGGFFNRNNQLPLGAIRVDGKWLSGPILNRGAIAWDNRGQIRIDRLSLEETLITATGQRFPLTQLNSAFLTAGCSRYTRDWGSNYHPLTERETGLVVQGDRITEKLNNLFPQDSIAIPENGYLVICRKTEINLNIGERVNLDSVTLPRDFADYPQILGAGPLLLQNGRIVLDGNAEKFSPAFQNQQASRSAIAVSREGKILLVAIHNRVGGRGATLGELARILLLMAAKDGLNLDGGSSTGIALGGYLLDRSAVTAAKVHNGIGIFLSPSP from the coding sequence ATGAAGTTAAATTACCTGACTTTCTCATCTATCTGTTTAACGGTAACTTCCTTGATAATTCTTGGCAGTCCAGCTATATCTTTAGCCGATCATAGATCACCAATAACTTTAGCTTCTCGGGATTTATCAAACCAGCAACAGGGAAAAAAAATTATTCTTAATGGTCGTTCTTTGCCCGTTTCTTGGCGACAGTGGACAACAGCAAATAGTACCAGAATCGCCATGGGTGACACGGGAGCAAGACAATTATTCGGCATGGATTTTCTTAGCACAAATGATCCGAAAAAGCAACCGATCAACTGGTTTAATTTACAAACTTTATCAGCTAATTTGATCAATTCCGATCGCTGGCTAGACGTTACGGATATTTTACTAAAAATGGTGGCAACAACCACTATTAATGGCGATAGTTTAACTATTAACTTTCCTGCTCCCCAGATTCAAGATATTCAGCTAGAAAATTATGGAGCAGTACAAAGGATTATTATTCAACTCGATCGCCCGACCTTTTGGCAAGTTAGTCAGGCAAAAAATGAAGCAGTGATTACCCTAGAAGGAAATGCCCAGCAATCGCTTATCTCTAAGTTTCAACCCCAAACTATTAGCAACAGTAACCAAAATAACGATGAAGATGATCTAGGCAACTCTAATAATAACTTACCCACTCAGATCACTGCCTTAGAAAATAATGGGGTGATCAGTCGTTTAAAAATCAATCTTCCCACTGCCTACGGATTACAGATCAGCAGTGTGGATAATCCTCCCCGAATTATTATTGATTCTCGTCCCGATGCTATGGATGAAAAGCGCATTGTTTGGCAACCAGGGTTAATCTGGAATCAAAAATATATCCAGTTAGACAAAGATTGGTTTCCCGTGACTTGGTTAGAAATCGATCCTAAAAATCCCCAGATAACTATTAAACCGATTACCGCTAATTCCACCTCAATGCGCGGCACTAATCCCCTGATCACGATTAATAGCGAAAGTAATGCGGTAGCGATGATTAATGGCGGCTTTTTTAATCGTAATAATCAGTTACCTTTGGGGGCAATTCGTGTGGATGGCAAATGGTTATCCGGACCAATTTTAAACCGAGGGGCGATCGCATGGGATAATCGTGGTCAGATCAGGATCGATCGCCTCAGTTTAGAGGAAACTCTCATTACTGCCACTGGACAACGTTTTCCCCTAACCCAGTTAAATAGTGCTTTCCTGACAGCCGGCTGCAGTCGTTATACTCGCGATTGGGGAAGTAATTATCATCCCCTCACCGAGCGCGAAACCGGGTTAGTCGTTCAAGGCGATCGCATAACGGAGAAATTAAATAATCTTTTCCCACAGGATAGTATCGCCATACCAGAAAATGGTTATTTAGTCATCTGCCGAAAGACAGAGATTAATTTAAATATTGGTGAGAGAGTCAACCTCGATAGCGTCACCCTACCGAGAGATTTTGCTGATTATCCCCAGATTTTAGGTGCTGGCCCCCTATTATTGCAGAATGGGCGCATAGTTTTGGACGGAAATGCCGAAAAATTTAGTCCTGCATTCCAAAATCAACAGGCTTCCCGGAGTGCGATCGCAGTTAGCCGAGAAGGAAAAATTTTGCTAGTTGCTATCCACAATCGCGTCGGGGGAAGGGGGGCAACTTTAGGCGAATTAGCCCGAATTTTGCTGTTAATGGCGGCAAAGGACGGTTTAAACCTAGATGGGGGTAGTTCCACGGGGATAGCTTTGGGGGGTTATCTACTCGATCGCTCTGCCGTTACTGCCGCAAAAGTCCATAATGGAATAGGAATATTTTTATCCCCGTCTCCTTGA
- a CDS encoding phasin family protein produces MDNSDWIKQLLLMGIGTTSMVAEKIKEVSDELVKDGKINSDQAKNFVDDLMTQMKSEQGNFENNLERYIRHILQDLGVPRQSEMDELRGRIDRLERQVRDLENKLWR; encoded by the coding sequence ATGGATAATAGCGACTGGATTAAACAATTGCTGCTGATGGGTATTGGCACTACTTCCATGGTGGCAGAAAAGATCAAAGAAGTGAGCGACGAATTAGTAAAAGACGGTAAAATCAATTCCGATCAGGCTAAAAACTTTGTCGATGATCTGATGACACAGATGAAGTCCGAACAGGGAAACTTCGAGAATAACTTAGAACGCTATATTCGCCATATTTTGCAGGATTTAGGGGTTCCCCGACAATCGGAAATGGACGAACTGCGGGGAAGGATTGATAGATTAGAACGACAGGTGAGAGACTTAGAGAATAAACTCTGGCGTTAG
- a CDS encoding helicase C-terminal domain-containing protein, which yields MVLLEAAVHSSLRAFLREQGRFYWSHHLTMGRLVARALRLKRSSLIQTGTTLTRYCLSYLTPALLGDTPVLIVAPESEVNLLLEVEIPHLQAWLKTQRDILKSDRFPANFTGLLLTTPQQWLEDKLGNLGHFPQNIATIIDRAEDLETCLVDYLTVTITPEQWFALGSAYPQHREFIDLIKAQLSQSILGHPINPYNCYLIDAKEKEYIIALLQRLDQDLAADSAWQLLAAKIPEHNYLLWTSVDREREEFTLKISPLEVASFLKPIWQQQPFVLIGSFLDSEKSANLYRQNQGIGDILTLKFAADRESEYIHLYLPDRISAPNTPEFQPMLLKQVRELVSANHSSEQPIVILIEDVPLKAQIATQIAADYGSRVQGEKTEINSNTILVCGWQFWQTHQEKFPTPSLLIIATLPLPSPENPLVAGKIAYYKRQHLDWFRAYLLPTAVREIQKSVQSLRECQGCVAVLDNRVNARSYGRQILSALEPYAKVNYLDQQFFQDKD from the coding sequence ATGGTTTTATTAGAAGCAGCGGTTCATTCTTCCCTACGCGCTTTTTTACGCGAACAAGGGCGCTTTTACTGGTCTCATCATCTCACTATGGGGCGACTGGTGGCTAGAGCTTTACGCTTAAAACGTTCCTCTCTCATACAAACTGGAACTACTCTCACCCGTTATTGTCTCAGTTATCTCACCCCGGCTCTTTTAGGTGATACACCTGTTCTGATTGTTGCCCCAGAGTCAGAAGTAAACCTACTGTTAGAAGTGGAAATCCCCCATCTGCAAGCATGGTTAAAAACTCAGCGAGATATCCTCAAAAGCGATCGCTTTCCGGCTAATTTTACCGGTTTACTCCTCACCACACCCCAACAATGGTTAGAGGATAAATTGGGCAATCTCGGTCATTTTCCCCAGAATATCGCCACGATAATCGATCGAGCCGAAGATTTAGAAACTTGTCTAGTAGATTATCTCACCGTCACCATTACCCCCGAACAATGGTTCGCTTTAGGGTCAGCATATCCCCAGCATAGAGAGTTTATAGACTTAATTAAAGCACAACTTAGCCAAAGTATTCTTGGCCATCCAATTAATCCCTATAATTGCTATCTTATTGATGCCAAGGAAAAAGAATATATAATTGCCCTGCTGCAACGCTTGGATCAAGACTTAGCTGCTGATTCTGCTTGGCAACTTTTAGCGGCAAAAATCCCCGAGCATAATTATCTCCTCTGGACATCAGTAGATCGAGAGCGAGAAGAATTTACCCTAAAAATCAGTCCTTTGGAGGTGGCTAGTTTTCTCAAACCAATTTGGCAGCAGCAACCCTTTGTTTTAATCGGCAGTTTTTTAGATAGCGAAAAATCCGCTAATTTATACCGTCAAAATCAGGGTATCGGAGATATTTTAACTCTAAAGTTTGCAGCTGATCGTGAAAGTGAATATATTCATTTATATCTACCCGATCGCATCAGCGCCCCCAATACGCCCGAATTTCAACCGATGCTATTAAAGCAAGTGCGGGAATTAGTTAGTGCTAATCATAGCAGTGAACAACCGATAGTAATCCTGATTGAAGATGTTCCCCTCAAGGCACAAATTGCCACCCAAATCGCAGCCGATTACGGTTCGCGAGTGCAAGGGGAAAAAACCGAGATTAATAGTAATACTATTCTCGTTTGTGGTTGGCAATTCTGGCAAACCCATCAAGAAAAATTTCCGACTCCCAGTTTATTAATTATCGCTACTTTACCCTTACCATCCCCCGAAAATCCTCTCGTTGCTGGCAAAATTGCTTACTACAAACGACAACATCTCGACTGGTTTCGTGCCTATCTTTTACCCACAGCAGTGAGGGAAATTCAGAAATCTGTCCAGTCTCTCCGGGAGTGTCAAGGTTGTGTGGCTGTCCTCGATAATCGTGTCAATGCCCGCAGTTATGGCCGACAAATTCTCTCCGCTTTAGAACCCTATGCTAAAGTCAATTATCTCGATCAACAATTTTTTCAAGATAAAGATTAA
- the psb28 gene encoding photosystem II reaction center protein Psb28 has product MAEIQFSRGLKEPVVPAIRLSRTKTGEKGSAKFYFEQPTILGDQQTEEITGMYLIDEEGEIVTREVKGKFINGKPTAIEATVIFNSPAEWDRFMRFMERYGSENGLEFTKSS; this is encoded by the coding sequence ATGGCAGAAATTCAGTTTTCCAGGGGGTTAAAAGAACCGGTTGTTCCCGCTATCCGCTTAAGTCGCACTAAAACGGGAGAGAAAGGATCGGCAAAATTTTATTTTGAGCAACCGACTATCCTCGGAGATCAACAAACCGAGGAAATCACGGGGATGTATCTCATCGATGAGGAAGGGGAAATCGTCACCAGGGAAGTAAAAGGCAAATTCATCAACGGGAAACCCACAGCGATCGAAGCTACGGTTATTTTCAATTCTCCCGCAGAGTGGGATCGTTTTATGCGTTTTATGGAACGTTACGGTAGCGAAAACGGTCTAGAATTTACTAAATCCTCCTGA
- a CDS encoding bifunctional pantoate--beta-alanine ligase/(d)CMP kinase yields the protein MQIFTTIPGLRTFLADYRHDRSIALVPTMGALHKGHASLIRRAVAEAEVTVVSIFVNPLQFGPTEDFSRYPRSLDSDRQLCASLGVAAIFAPSAETLGIGDSEEITAVIPPISLTSGLCGAFRPGHFQGVATIVTRLFNIIAPTIAYFGEKDAQQLAIIRQLVRDLNLAIEIRSCATVRETSGLAVSSRNQYLSATEREKATIIAQSLQLALESFRLGERQREKLLAIVQKNLDRVPEFRCQYLDLVHPQSLQPIEQIETDGLLAIAGLIGQTRLIDNIILRQRRPVIAIDGPAGAGKSTVTRLVAEKLGLTYLDTGAMYRAVTWLVVNSGLDLSAEAAIAELLSLAKIAIIPADSPENVTIVKINGQDVTLEIRSPAITAQVSRIAAQKAVRQQLVTLQREMGMSGGIVVEGRDIGTNVFPEAELKIFLTATPEERARRRLKDLEAQGNGGISLAELTQEIEKRDYLDSNRSLAPLRKATDAIEVNSDHLSIAEVTEKIIALYYLNQGDLGR from the coding sequence GTGCAAATATTCACGACAATCCCCGGTTTACGTACTTTTTTGGCTGATTATCGCCATGATCGCAGTATTGCCCTTGTGCCAACCATGGGGGCGCTCCATAAAGGTCATGCTAGTCTAATTCGACGCGCAGTGGCCGAAGCAGAGGTAACTGTGGTCAGTATTTTTGTTAATCCTCTACAATTTGGCCCCACAGAGGATTTTTCTCGCTATCCCCGCAGCCTTGACAGCGATCGCCAATTGTGTGCATCCTTGGGAGTTGCTGCTATTTTTGCTCCTAGTGCGGAAACTTTAGGAATTGGTGATTCTGAGGAGATAACCGCAGTTATTCCCCCGATTTCTCTGACTAGCGGGTTATGTGGTGCTTTTCGTCCGGGGCATTTTCAGGGAGTAGCCACAATTGTCACCAGGTTATTTAATATAATTGCACCGACGATCGCCTATTTTGGCGAAAAGGATGCCCAACAGTTAGCGATTATCCGGCAATTAGTCAGGGATTTAAATTTAGCGATCGAGATTCGCTCTTGTGCTACAGTGCGAGAAACATCGGGATTAGCAGTTAGTTCTCGCAATCAGTATCTATCGGCCACAGAAAGGGAAAAAGCGACAATTATCGCCCAAAGTTTGCAATTAGCTCTCGAAAGTTTTCGTTTAGGGGAAAGACAAAGGGAAAAACTACTGGCTATTGTCCAAAAAAATCTCGACAGAGTACCAGAATTTCGCTGTCAGTATCTGGATTTAGTCCATCCCCAGAGTTTACAACCGATCGAGCAGATCGAGACAGATGGCTTGTTAGCGATCGCCGGATTGATCGGTCAAACCCGTTTAATTGATAATATTATCCTGCGTCAACGTCGGCCAGTTATCGCTATTGATGGGCCTGCTGGAGCGGGAAAATCCACAGTCACGCGCTTAGTAGCGGAAAAATTGGGGTTAACCTATCTCGATACCGGTGCGATGTATCGCGCGGTGACATGGTTAGTGGTCAATTCCGGTCTGGATTTGTCCGCAGAAGCGGCCATCGCCGAGTTATTATCTTTAGCGAAGATAGCAATAATTCCGGCCGATAGTCCCGAAAATGTGACTATAGTGAAGATTAATGGGCAGGATGTGACTTTAGAGATTCGCTCTCCCGCAATTACCGCGCAAGTGTCCAGAATTGCCGCTCAAAAAGCGGTGCGACAGCAGTTAGTCACCCTGCAAAGAGAGATGGGAATGTCAGGGGGAATAGTTGTGGAAGGTCGGGATATTGGTACTAATGTTTTCCCAGAAGCGGAATTAAAGATTTTCTTGACAGCGACACCCGAAGAAAGAGCCAGAAGAAGATTGAAAGACTTAGAAGCGCAGGGAAATGGGGGTATTAGTCTCGCAGAATTAACCCAAGAGATTGAAAAAAGGGATTATTTGGATAGTAATCGCTCCCTAGCACCCCTGCGAAAAGCCACAGATGCGATCGAAGTTAATAGCGATCATCTCAGTATTGCAGAAGTCACGGAAAAAATCATTGCTCTTTATTATCTTAACCAAGGTGATTTAGGGAGATAA